A section of the Paenibacillus odorifer genome encodes:
- a CDS encoding aldo/keto reductase yields the protein MSELNAPFSGGPTLNDGVTMPWLGLGVYKTKDGEEVIHAVKTAVELGYRSIDTAAGYNNEEGVGQAIRDCGVARDELFITTKVRNPDQGYESTLKAFEDSRRKLGLDYLDLYLIHWPVAGKYRETWKALIHLQKEGLIKSIGVSNFQVHHLKDIIEDTGVVPVVNQVEFHPLLTQRELLKYANEQGIQLEAWSPLMQGNLDLPLLKELAEKYGKTPAQIVLRWDLQQGVITIPKSVHADRIKENAGFFDFTLSDEDVKAIEGLNKDHRFGPDPDNFNF from the coding sequence ATGAGTGAATTGAATGCACCGTTCTCGGGTGGTCCTACTTTAAATGATGGGGTGACCATGCCGTGGCTGGGTCTTGGCGTGTATAAGACTAAAGATGGCGAAGAGGTTATTCATGCGGTCAAAACCGCAGTGGAATTAGGATATCGAAGTATTGATACGGCAGCCGGATACAATAACGAAGAAGGCGTAGGACAAGCTATTCGTGATTGTGGAGTGGCCCGGGATGAGCTGTTTATTACGACTAAAGTACGAAATCCTGATCAAGGTTATGAGTCTACGCTAAAAGCGTTCGAGGATAGCCGGCGCAAGCTAGGTCTGGACTATCTAGATCTGTATCTCATACACTGGCCGGTGGCAGGAAAATATCGTGAGACATGGAAGGCCTTAATTCATCTGCAAAAAGAGGGCCTCATCAAATCTATCGGCGTGAGCAATTTTCAGGTTCATCATCTGAAAGATATCATCGAGGATACCGGAGTGGTACCAGTGGTGAATCAGGTGGAATTCCATCCGCTGTTGACTCAGCGTGAGCTGCTGAAATATGCCAATGAACAGGGCATTCAGCTTGAAGCATGGAGTCCACTAATGCAAGGGAATCTTGACCTACCGCTCTTAAAAGAGTTGGCTGAGAAGTATGGTAAGACCCCTGCTCAAATTGTACTTCGCTGGGATTTGCAGCAAGGTGTCATTACGATACCTAAATCCGTACATGCGGATCGAATCAAGGAGAATGCAGGATTCTTTGACTTTACGCTTAGTGATGAGGATGTCAAAGCTATCGAGGGCTTGAACAAAGACCATCGATTTGGCCCGGACCCGGACAACTTTAACTTTTAA
- a CDS encoding cupin domain-containing protein, whose product MTQKEISPLVELLGLQPHVEGGWYKRLWNSEFEISQEVLGDSYSGSRHSASSIYFLLHEGEQSDWHTVLSDEVWLWHSGSPIVLSLGGNGDKPEDVQEVILGLDIAAGQQPQVVVPAGVWQAARSLGKEPTLVSCIVSPEFHFDDFKLIEK is encoded by the coding sequence GTGACGCAAAAAGAAATTTCACCGCTAGTTGAACTGCTTGGATTACAGCCTCACGTTGAGGGTGGTTGGTACAAAAGACTTTGGAATTCGGAATTTGAAATTTCGCAGGAAGTGTTAGGCGATAGCTATTCTGGATCACGTCATTCGGCATCTTCAATTTATTTTCTGCTTCACGAAGGCGAACAATCTGATTGGCATACTGTATTGTCCGATGAAGTTTGGTTGTGGCATTCCGGTAGTCCAATCGTGCTTAGTCTCGGAGGTAATGGAGATAAGCCTGAGGATGTGCAGGAAGTTATTCTGGGTCTCGATATTGCTGCAGGCCAGCAGCCACAAGTGGTTGTTCCAGCGGGAGTATGGCAGGCCGCGCGTTCGTTAGGCAAAGAGCCGACGCTGGTATCCTGTATTGTTTCTCCTGAATTCCATTTTGATGATTTCAAACTAATTGAGAAATAA
- a CDS encoding SPFH domain-containing protein, which translates to MQWAIIAIIIVVVVVFVALTVKIVPQQRVGVVERLGKFNRLLTPGLNILIPVIDQVRTYHDLRIQQANVPPQTVITKDNVQVQIDTIIFYQVVGPEEATYGISDYVYGVRNISTATMRQIIGKLELDETLSGREKISTDIRLALDEATEKWGVRIERVEVIDIKPPLDIQEAMDKQMKAERSKRAIVLEAEAAKQDMILRAEGDKQSKILKAEGDKEARIRQAEGSRQAQELEAHGEAKAIQAVAEAEKSRIELIRSAGLDEQVLAYRSFEALAEIAKGPANKVFLPTSAVETLGSLGAIAEVFKASKDSK; encoded by the coding sequence ATGCAATGGGCAATTATCGCAATTATTATTGTAGTGGTCGTAGTTTTTGTGGCATTAACAGTCAAAATCGTACCACAGCAGCGGGTAGGCGTAGTGGAAAGGCTCGGTAAATTTAATCGTCTGCTGACACCGGGGCTGAACATTCTGATTCCTGTAATTGATCAGGTGCGCACCTACCATGATTTACGGATCCAACAAGCAAATGTACCTCCGCAAACGGTAATTACAAAGGATAACGTGCAGGTGCAGATTGATACGATTATTTTCTACCAGGTGGTTGGACCAGAGGAAGCTACTTATGGTATTTCTGATTATGTCTATGGGGTAAGAAACATTTCGACGGCAACGATGCGGCAAATCATCGGTAAGCTGGAATTGGATGAGACCTTGTCTGGACGGGAAAAGATTTCGACGGATATCCGTCTTGCTCTCGATGAAGCTACTGAGAAGTGGGGCGTACGGATCGAGCGTGTGGAAGTTATCGATATCAAACCGCCGTTGGATATTCAGGAAGCGATGGATAAGCAGATGAAAGCAGAGCGGAGCAAACGTGCCATTGTTTTGGAAGCGGAAGCTGCCAAGCAGGATATGATCCTGCGCGCTGAAGGGGATAAACAGAGTAAGATTCTAAAAGCAGAAGGCGATAAAGAAGCGCGTATCCGTCAAGCAGAGGGTTCACGGCAGGCGCAGGAACTGGAAGCACACGGTGAGGCTAAAGCGATTCAAGCCGTGGCAGAAGCAGAAAAATCACGCATTGAGCTGATTCGTTCAGCAGGTCTGGATGAGCAGGTGCTGGCTTATCGTTCCTTCGAGGCTCTGGCTGAGATTGCCAAAGGCCCTGCTAATAAAGTGTTCTTGCCAACTAGCGCTGTTGAAACGCTGGGAAGTCTTGGAGCGATTGCGGAAGTCTTCAAAGCGAGCAAGGACAGTAAATAG
- a CDS encoding NfeD family protein: MPEIFICGTMQRIDVSFRYSSIIRKVVGSPMVVWVFWLIAAGVLFVVEMMTLTFYLLWLSIGALAAGLVSLIVPEAILFQVVLGSLVALGLTIFSKPLVSRFRHSRGFKDTGTEIIGRQGVVVEPIEQGRYGQVKVGGDTWSATSEQSLGKDEVVRVVKRGTTIIEVERWGEMN, translated from the coding sequence ATGCCTGAAATATTTATTTGTGGAACTATGCAACGCATCGATGTTTCTTTTCGTTATAGTAGTATCATACGGAAGGTGGTGGGCTCACCGATGGTTGTGTGGGTGTTTTGGCTGATCGCAGCCGGTGTCCTGTTTGTTGTAGAGATGATGACGCTTACTTTTTATTTATTGTGGCTTAGTATTGGTGCTTTGGCCGCAGGTTTGGTGTCGCTGATTGTTCCCGAAGCCATTTTGTTTCAGGTGGTCCTTGGATCACTGGTCGCACTTGGTCTGACTATATTCTCGAAACCACTGGTTTCTAGATTTCGCCATTCACGTGGGTTCAAGGATACAGGTACAGAAATCATCGGTAGGCAAGGAGTAGTTGTTGAGCCGATAGAGCAGGGACGTTACGGGCAAGTGAAGGTAGGCGGAGATACGTGGAGCGCGACCTCTGAACAGTCTCTAGGCAAGGATGAGGTTGTAAGAGTAGTGAAAAGAGGCACGACGATTATCGAAGTAGAACGATGGGGGGAAATGAACTAA
- a CDS encoding glycosyl hydrolase family 18 protein yields MIFTKKASRKTFAIAMIAALVLTLFSTLGGSPKTANAAQDYKLVGYYASWAAYGRAYNVTDIDPTKMNVINYAFADICWNGIHGNPDPTGPNPVTWSCQNEQGQAISVPNGTIVLGDPWIDTGKSFGDDKWDDPIKGNLKQLWKLKEKNPNLKTLISVGGWTWSNRFSDVAATAATREVFANSAVDFIRKYKMDGVDLDWEYPVSGGLAGNSYRSEDKENYVLLLQKVREKLNTAGAADGKTYLLTIASGAGPTYINNNNLAGIASVVDWINIMTYDFNGSWNTTTGHNAPLYYDPAASASGLTEPQNFNIDKAVTSYLANGVPANKLVLGMAFYGRGWGGAPASGNGQYQVSAGISPTGTWEKGSYDFYDLEANYINKNGYIRYWNDTSKVPYLYNPTNQTFISYDDVESFGHKISYLKSKGLAGAMFWETSGDRNKTLTNKLNADLGGGVVQPTPTPSTSPTPTATATPTATPTATPTPTATVTPTPTPTPGQCSAATWGATTVYTGGQRVSYNGSVYEAKWWTQGDRPDLSGTDGVWKFISVCGTATPTATVAPTLTPTVAPTPTATVAPTPTLAPTPTATVAPTQTPLPTATPTSEGSSWGTGVAYKTDDVVAYNGKTYTCLQPHTSLQGWEPATTPALWKLN; encoded by the coding sequence ATGATCTTCACGAAAAAAGCTTCACGCAAAACCTTTGCAATTGCGATGATCGCCGCGCTTGTTCTGACACTCTTTTCCACCCTGGGCGGCAGTCCCAAAACAGCCAACGCCGCACAGGATTACAAACTGGTTGGTTATTACGCTTCATGGGCCGCTTACGGGCGTGCTTACAATGTAACTGATATCGATCCTACCAAAATGAATGTCATTAACTACGCTTTTGCGGATATTTGTTGGAATGGCATCCATGGCAATCCCGACCCCACCGGACCTAATCCGGTGACCTGGTCTTGCCAGAATGAGCAAGGCCAAGCCATCAGCGTTCCGAACGGTACGATTGTTCTTGGTGACCCTTGGATTGACACTGGAAAAAGCTTCGGGGATGACAAATGGGATGATCCCATCAAAGGTAACCTGAAGCAGCTATGGAAGCTTAAGGAAAAGAACCCGAACCTGAAGACCCTAATCTCCGTTGGGGGCTGGACCTGGTCGAACCGTTTCTCGGATGTAGCTGCGACAGCTGCGACCCGTGAGGTTTTTGCCAATTCCGCGGTTGATTTTATTCGAAAATACAAGATGGACGGCGTGGATCTCGACTGGGAATATCCAGTAAGTGGTGGACTCGCAGGCAATAGCTACCGTTCTGAAGATAAAGAAAACTATGTACTGCTGCTGCAAAAAGTTCGCGAAAAGCTGAATACAGCCGGCGCGGCGGATGGAAAAACCTATCTGCTGACCATTGCTTCCGGGGCAGGCCCAACGTATATCAACAATAATAATCTGGCCGGCATTGCTTCCGTTGTCGACTGGATCAATATTATGACCTATGACTTTAATGGGAGCTGGAACACCACCACCGGACACAATGCTCCGTTGTACTATGATCCCGCAGCTTCCGCTTCGGGCTTAACCGAACCGCAAAATTTTAACATCGATAAAGCGGTAACCTCCTATCTTGCGAATGGTGTACCTGCGAACAAGCTTGTACTTGGCATGGCTTTTTACGGTCGTGGTTGGGGCGGAGCTCCTGCTTCAGGAAACGGCCAATATCAGGTGTCCGCTGGCATCTCACCAACGGGTACATGGGAAAAAGGCAGCTATGATTTCTATGATCTCGAAGCCAATTATATCAACAAAAACGGTTATATCCGCTATTGGAATGATACATCCAAAGTGCCTTATCTCTATAATCCAACAAATCAAACCTTTATCAGCTATGACGACGTAGAATCCTTTGGCCACAAGATCAGCTACCTGAAGTCCAAGGGTCTTGCAGGTGCTATGTTCTGGGAAACAAGTGGTGACCGGAACAAAACACTAACCAATAAACTAAACGCCGATCTTGGTGGCGGAGTGGTGCAGCCGACACCGACACCATCCACATCACCAACACCAACTGCAACCGCTACACCTACTGCAACTCCAACTGCAACACCAACGCCAACTGCAACCGTGACGCCAACCCCAACGCCTACACCGGGACAATGTTCTGCAGCGACCTGGGGTGCAACAACCGTATACACTGGCGGACAGCGTGTCTCCTACAATGGCTCAGTCTATGAAGCCAAATGGTGGACGCAAGGGGATCGTCCTGATCTTAGCGGAACTGATGGGGTCTGGAAATTCATCAGCGTATGCGGAACAGCGACACCAACTGCAACTGTGGCCCCAACTTTAACACCTACGGTAGCACCAACGCCTACCGCAACCGTTGCACCTACGCCTACTTTAGCGCCAACGCCAACTGCAACCGTTGCACCTACACAAACTCCTTTACCTACCGCTACGCCTACTTCGGAAGGGTCTAGCTGGGGAACAGGCGTTGCGTACAAAACAGATGATGTCGTCGCTTATAACGGAAAAACATATACCTGCTTGCAGCCCCACACTTCACTTCAGGGCTGGGAGCCAGCCACCACACCTGCGCTATGGAAGCTCAATTAA